In Pseudomonas sp. MYb327, one DNA window encodes the following:
- the dnaG gene encoding DNA primase: protein MAGLIPQSFIDDLLNRTDIVDVVSSRLQLKKAGKNHTACCPFHKEKTPSFSVSPDKQFYYCFGCGAGGNALGFIMDHDNLDFVQAVEELAKAAGMEIPREESGRAHKPRQPTDSPLYPLLTAAADFYRQALKSHPSRKAAVDYLKGRGLTGEIARDFGLGFAPPGWDNLFKHLSSDTLQQKAMIDAGLLIENAETGKRYDRFRDRVMFPIRDSRGRIIAFGGRVLGDDKPKYLNSPETPVFHKGQELYGLYEARKNNRNLDEIIVVEGYMDVIALAQQGLRNAVATLGTATSEEHLKRLFRVVPSVLFCFDGDQAGRNAAWRALEATLSSLQDGRRARFLFLPEGEDPDTLVRSEGTDAFRARINQHAQPLADYFFQQLTEEADPRSLEGKAHMATLAAPLIDKVPGANLRTLMRQRLLEITGLSGEAVSQLVHSAPQDAPPAYDPGMDYDAMPDYADLHQPQEAYAPQQEWTPKKPGAGGKKWDKKPWSKNGKRGDRDESYAPRTPVAVEAPTLIALRTLIHHPQLAGKVESADHFANASNTYAQVLIALIEAVQKNPKLNSIQLMARWHGTEQGRLLKALAEKEWLIDGDNLEQQFLDTITRLSAGQHTQTLDELIKKARQPGLTAEEQIQIAKQMRDLLKQNVSASNPTSTGA, encoded by the coding sequence ATGGCCGGGCTAATTCCCCAGAGCTTCATTGACGACCTTCTGAACCGCACCGACATCGTCGATGTGGTCAGCTCGCGCCTGCAATTGAAAAAAGCCGGCAAGAACCACACCGCCTGCTGCCCGTTTCACAAAGAAAAAACACCTTCCTTCAGCGTCAGCCCCGACAAGCAGTTCTATTACTGTTTTGGCTGCGGCGCTGGCGGTAACGCCCTCGGCTTCATCATGGACCACGATAACCTGGACTTCGTCCAGGCCGTCGAAGAACTGGCCAAAGCCGCCGGCATGGAAATTCCCCGCGAGGAAAGCGGCCGGGCGCACAAGCCGCGGCAGCCGACTGATTCGCCGCTGTACCCGCTGCTCACCGCCGCTGCCGACTTTTATCGGCAGGCCCTGAAAAGCCATCCATCTCGCAAAGCTGCGGTGGATTACTTGAAAGGTCGCGGATTGACCGGTGAAATAGCCCGGGATTTCGGCCTCGGCTTCGCACCACCCGGCTGGGACAATCTGTTCAAGCACTTGAGCAGCGATACCTTGCAGCAAAAAGCCATGATCGATGCCGGCTTACTGATCGAGAACGCCGAAACCGGCAAACGCTACGATCGCTTCCGTGACCGCGTGATGTTCCCGATCCGAGACAGCCGCGGCCGTATCATTGCCTTTGGCGGCCGGGTACTGGGTGATGACAAGCCGAAATACCTGAACTCGCCGGAAACCCCGGTATTCCATAAAGGCCAGGAACTCTATGGCCTGTATGAGGCGCGCAAGAACAATCGCAACCTCGACGAAATCATCGTCGTCGAAGGCTACATGGACGTCATCGCCCTCGCCCAGCAAGGCCTGCGCAATGCCGTCGCGACCCTGGGCACCGCCACCAGCGAAGAGCACTTGAAACGACTGTTTCGCGTCGTGCCCAGCGTGCTGTTCTGCTTCGACGGCGACCAGGCGGGTCGCAACGCCGCGTGGCGCGCACTGGAAGCAACGCTGTCGAGCCTGCAAGACGGGAGACGCGCACGCTTTTTGTTCCTGCCCGAAGGCGAAGACCCGGATACGCTGGTCCGCTCCGAAGGCACTGACGCCTTCCGCGCACGCATCAACCAGCACGCTCAGCCATTGGCTGATTATTTTTTCCAGCAACTGACCGAAGAAGCAGACCCGCGGTCACTTGAAGGCAAGGCGCACATGGCCACGCTCGCCGCGCCGCTGATCGACAAAGTGCCGGGCGCAAACTTGCGTACCCTGATGCGCCAGCGCCTGCTGGAAATCACGGGCTTGAGCGGTGAAGCGGTCAGCCAACTGGTACACAGCGCGCCTCAGGATGCGCCGCCAGCCTATGACCCCGGCATGGATTACGACGCCATGCCGGACTACGCCGACCTCCATCAGCCCCAGGAGGCTTACGCGCCCCAACAGGAATGGACGCCGAAGAAACCCGGCGCCGGCGGCAAGAAATGGGACAAAAAACCCTGGAGCAAAAACGGCAAGCGCGGTGATCGCGATGAGTCGTATGCCCCGCGCACACCGGTGGCGGTGGAAGCTCCGACGCTTATCGCATTGCGTACGCTTATCCACCACCCACAGCTGGCCGGAAAAGTTGAAAGTGCCGATCATTTTGCCAACGCGAGCAACACCTATGCTCAGGTGCTCATCGCATTGATCGAGGCCGTGCAAAAAAATCCTAAGCTAAACTCTATTCAGCTGATGGCTCGCTGGCACGGCACAGAACAAGGACGCCTGCTGAAAGCACTCGCAGAAAAGGAATGGCTAATTGACGGCGATAACCTTGAACAACAGTTTTTAGACACCATTACTAGGTTATCCGCAGGTCAGCATACGCAGACCCTCGATGAACTGATTAAGAAAGCAAGGCAGCCGGGATTGACGGCTGAAGAGCAAATTCAGATAGCAAAGCAGATGCGCGACCTCTTAAAACAGAATGTTTCCGCATCAAACCCGACCTCAACTGGCGCGTGA
- the rpsU gene encoding 30S ribosomal protein S21 — protein MPAVKVKENEPFDVALRRFKRSCEKAGVLAEVRSREFYEKPTSERKRKAAAAVKRHAKKVQREQRRAVRLY, from the coding sequence ATGCCAGCCGTCAAAGTAAAAGAGAACGAACCCTTCGACGTAGCTCTGCGTCGTTTCAAGCGCTCCTGCGAAAAAGCCGGTGTACTGGCTGAAGTTCGTAGCCGCGAATTTTACGAGAAGCCAACTTCTGAGCGTAAGCGCAAAGCAGCAGCCGCTGTTAAGCGTCACGCCAAGAAAGTTCAGCGCGAACAGCGCCGCGCCGTTCGTCTGTACTAA
- the tsaD gene encoding tRNA (adenosine(37)-N6)-threonylcarbamoyltransferase complex transferase subunit TsaD, whose translation MLVLGLETSCDETGVALYDSERGLLADALFSQIDLHRAYGGVVPELASRDHVKRMLPLIRQVLAEADCVPTEIDAIAYTAGPGLVGALLVGASCAQALAFAWGIPALGVHHMEGHLLAPMLEAQPPEFPFVALLVSGGHTQLVQVDGIGQYTLLGETLDDAAGEAFDKTAKMMGLNYPGGPEIARLAEQGVAGRFVFPRPMCDRPGLDFSFSGLKTFALNTWQQCVSAGDDSEQARCDISLAFQQAVVETLTIKCKRALKAAGMKRLVIAGGVSANKALRTSLEKMLGDMKGDVFYARPQFCTDNGAMIAFAGCQRLQAGQHESLAISVQARWPMEQLSAL comes from the coding sequence ATGCTAGTACTGGGATTAGAAACCTCTTGCGACGAAACCGGTGTCGCATTATATGACAGTGAGCGCGGCCTGCTGGCCGACGCGCTGTTCAGCCAGATCGACCTGCATCGCGCCTACGGCGGCGTAGTGCCGGAGCTGGCCTCCCGTGACCACGTCAAACGCATGCTGCCCTTGATTCGTCAGGTGTTGGCCGAAGCCGACTGCGTGCCGACCGAGATCGACGCCATCGCTTACACCGCGGGTCCCGGCCTCGTTGGCGCTCTGTTGGTGGGTGCTTCCTGCGCTCAGGCACTGGCTTTTGCCTGGGGCATTCCGGCGCTGGGCGTACACCACATGGAAGGTCACTTACTGGCGCCGATGCTGGAGGCGCAACCACCCGAATTCCCGTTCGTCGCTTTGTTGGTATCGGGCGGCCATACGCAGCTGGTTCAGGTCGACGGAATCGGTCAATACACACTATTGGGCGAGACGCTGGATGACGCCGCGGGCGAAGCGTTCGACAAGACCGCGAAGATGATGGGCCTCAATTATCCCGGTGGGCCGGAAATCGCACGTCTGGCGGAGCAAGGCGTTGCAGGACGTTTCGTCTTCCCGCGTCCGATGTGCGACCGTCCGGGGCTGGATTTCAGCTTCAGTGGCCTGAAAACCTTCGCCTTGAACACCTGGCAGCAGTGCGTGAGCGCCGGGGACGACAGCGAGCAAGCCCGTTGCGACATCTCGCTGGCGTTCCAGCAGGCCGTGGTGGAGACTTTGACCATCAAGTGCAAGCGTGCCCTGAAAGCGGCTGGCATGAAGCGTCTGGTGATCGCTGGGGGCGTCAGTGCGAACAAGGCCCTGCGCACATCTCTGGAAAAAATGCTCGGCGACATGAAGGGCGATGTGTTTTATGCCCGTCCGCAATTCTGCACCGATAACGGCGCAATGATTGCCTTTGCCGGATGCCAGCGCTTGCAGGCGGGTCAGCACGAAAGTCTGGCGATCAGCGTTCAGGCGCGTTGGCCGATGGAGCAGTTGTCGGCACTGTGA
- the plsY gene encoding glycerol-3-phosphate 1-O-acyltransferase PlsY yields MFWLLAILAYLLGSLSFAIMLSRLTGNPDPRMSGSGNAGATNMFRLAGKKLAILTLLGDLCKGLLPVLIAGIAGLSLQNQAWIGVCAVIGHLFPLYFRFRGGKGVATSAGMLLGLYPPAALLAVCAWVLTFYLTRTSSLAALIATPLTLPLLAWQEPAALLPMSALTGMIVWRHRGNLRDLFAGRERHF; encoded by the coding sequence ATGTTTTGGTTACTGGCGATCCTCGCCTACCTGCTCGGCTCTCTGTCCTTCGCCATTATGCTCAGCCGCCTGACCGGTAACCCCGATCCGCGAATGAGTGGCTCGGGCAATGCCGGTGCCACCAATATGTTTCGTCTGGCTGGCAAAAAACTCGCCATCCTGACCTTGCTCGGCGACCTCTGCAAAGGCCTGCTGCCGGTACTGATCGCCGGAATTGCCGGACTTTCGCTGCAGAATCAGGCCTGGATTGGCGTTTGCGCCGTCATCGGTCACCTGTTTCCCTTGTACTTCCGCTTTCGCGGGGGCAAGGGCGTCGCCACCTCTGCCGGAATGTTACTGGGCCTCTACCCGCCCGCCGCGTTGCTGGCGGTCTGCGCCTGGGTGTTGACGTTCTACCTGACCCGCACAAGCTCCCTGGCCGCACTGATCGCCACTCCCCTCACCCTGCCATTGCTGGCTTGGCAAGAACCAGCAGCGCTACTGCCCATGAGCGCACTCACCGGCATGATCGTCTGGCGTCATCGCGGCAATCTACGCGACCTGTTTGCCGGGCGCGAACGGCATTTTTAG
- the folB gene encoding dihydroneopterin aldolase, which produces MDRVFIEGLEVDTVIGAYDWERGIRQCLRLDLSFAWDNRPAAAGDDLALALDYASVSSRIQAFAEQAQFQLVETFAERLVEVLMSEFKITWMRLKLTKPGAVPAATGGVGVEIERGCR; this is translated from the coding sequence TTGGACAGAGTGTTTATCGAGGGCCTGGAAGTCGACACCGTGATTGGTGCCTACGACTGGGAACGAGGCATCCGACAGTGCTTGCGTCTTGATCTGAGTTTCGCCTGGGACAATCGCCCCGCGGCCGCCGGTGACGACCTGGCCCTGGCGCTCGACTACGCGAGCGTTTCGTCGCGCATCCAGGCCTTTGCCGAGCAAGCGCAATTCCAACTGGTCGAGACTTTTGCCGAGCGTCTGGTCGAAGTGCTGATGAGCGAGTTCAAGATCACTTGGATGCGCCTCAAGCTGACCAAGCCAGGTGCAGTGCCTGCCGCTACCGGTGGTGTGGGTGTGGAGATTGAGCGCGGATGTCGCTGA
- the folK gene encoding 2-amino-4-hydroxy-6-hydroxymethyldihydropteridine diphosphokinase, whose product MSLTQVYLGLGSNIEREAHLRAGLDALADFLVDIRCSAVFESQPVGIKSGPFFNFVVSAYTDLPLMELDRRLKFIEADNGRYAPDRKGLPLDIDVLLFGDLVGNFDGLILPRAEILKNAFVLWPLSLIAPDRVHPGVGKSFATLWREAQIDQVLAPVAFEWRGEQLTPSGFL is encoded by the coding sequence ATGTCGCTGACTCAGGTGTATCTCGGGCTCGGTAGCAATATCGAGCGCGAAGCCCATTTGCGCGCTGGCCTTGATGCCTTGGCGGATTTCCTGGTGGATATCCGTTGCTCGGCGGTTTTTGAAAGCCAGCCGGTGGGAATCAAGAGCGGGCCGTTCTTCAATTTCGTGGTGTCGGCCTATACCGACCTGCCGCTGATGGAACTCGATCGCCGACTGAAGTTCATCGAAGCGGACAACGGTCGTTACGCGCCGGACCGCAAAGGACTGCCGCTGGACATCGACGTGCTGTTGTTCGGTGATCTGGTGGGCAACTTCGATGGCTTGATTCTGCCGCGCGCAGAAATTCTGAAAAATGCCTTTGTGTTGTGGCCGTTGTCGCTGATTGCACCGGATCGGGTGCATCCGGGCGTAGGAAAGAGCTTTGCCACGTTGTGGCGTGAGGCGCAGATTGATCAGGTATTGGCGCCTGTGGCGTTCGAGTGGCGCGGCGAGCAACTGACCCCGTCCGGCTTCCTTTAA
- a CDS encoding multifunctional CCA addition/repair protein, translating to MRIYKVGGAVRDRLLGIPVTDIDRVVVGATTEEMLAKGFRPVGADFPVFLHPKTGEEYALARTERKSGRGYGGFTFHASPEVTLEEDLIRRDLTINAMAEDDQQILTDPYHGQRDLEARILRHVSPAFAEDPLRVLRVARFAARYAELGFTIAPETQELMRQLSESGELEALTAERSWKEISRALMEDQPQVFIEVLRACGALKVLMPEVNALFGVPQPEAHHPEIDTGAHTLSVLEQAARHKQPLTVRWACLLHDLGKGLTPEEDWPRHIAHEFKGLKLIKAVNERFKAPRDCQELALLVGEYHTHGHRALELKPSTLLELLQSFDIYRRPQRFEEFISACEMDARGRKGLEQRSYPQADYLRGAATAARSVAVQPLLEKGFKGPELGEAIKRERLKALKAYKESV from the coding sequence ATGCGGATCTATAAAGTCGGCGGTGCAGTACGCGATCGCCTGCTGGGCATTCCTGTCACCGACATCGACCGCGTCGTGGTCGGCGCCACGACCGAGGAAATGCTTGCCAAGGGTTTTCGCCCGGTCGGCGCGGATTTCCCGGTTTTTCTACATCCCAAAACGGGCGAGGAATACGCCCTCGCCCGCACCGAACGCAAAAGCGGGCGCGGCTACGGCGGTTTCACCTTCCACGCCAGCCCCGAAGTTACCCTCGAAGAAGACCTGATCCGCCGCGACCTGACGATCAATGCCATGGCTGAGGATGATCAGCAGATCCTGACGGACCCTTACCACGGCCAGCGCGACCTGGAAGCACGGATACTTCGACACGTATCCCCCGCGTTCGCCGAAGATCCTCTCAGAGTTCTGCGTGTTGCGAGATTTGCAGCGCGTTATGCCGAGCTAGGTTTCACCATCGCTCCGGAGACTCAGGAGTTGATGCGCCAACTCAGTGAATCCGGCGAACTTGAAGCCCTGACGGCAGAACGCAGCTGGAAAGAAATTTCCCGCGCACTGATGGAAGATCAACCACAGGTGTTCATTGAAGTGCTGCGCGCGTGCGGGGCTCTTAAGGTGTTGATGCCTGAAGTCAATGCACTTTTCGGTGTTCCACAACCTGAAGCTCATCACCCTGAAATCGATACCGGAGCGCATACCCTGAGCGTGCTGGAGCAAGCCGCTCGACACAAACAACCGCTGACCGTGCGCTGGGCCTGCCTGCTGCATGACTTGGGTAAAGGACTGACACCTGAGGAAGATTGGCCTCGGCATATTGCTCATGAGTTCAAGGGACTGAAGCTGATCAAAGCGGTGAACGAACGCTTCAAGGCACCGAGGGACTGCCAGGAACTGGCGCTGCTGGTGGGCGAATATCACACCCACGGCCATCGCGCCCTGGAGCTGAAGCCGTCGACCTTGCTGGAGTTGTTGCAGAGCTTCGATATTTACCGTCGACCGCAACGGTTCGAGGAATTTATTTCGGCGTGCGAGATGGACGCGCGTGGTCGCAAAGGGCTGGAGCAGAGAAGTTATCCACAGGCGGACTATCTGCGTGGGGCGGCGACCGCCGCTCGCAGTGTTGCGGTTCAACCATTACTGGAGAAGGGATTCAAGGGACCGGAGTTGGGTGAGGCGATCAAGCGTGAGCGCCTCAAGGCGCTGAAGGCTTACAAGGAAAGCGTGTAA
- a CDS encoding SpoVR family protein, translating into MTAKEQKRQPISTGSEWTFELIQAYDKEISRLAARYALDTYPNQIEVITAEQMMDAYASVGMPLGYHHWSYGKHFLSTEKSYSRGQMGLAYEIVINSDPCIAYLMEENTICMQALVVAHACYGHNSFFKGNYLFRTWTDASSIIDYLVFAKQYIMQCEERHGIDAVEDLLDSCHALMNYGVDRYKRPYPISAEEERRRQKDREEHLQKQINDLWRTIPKGADKYSDKDTARFPAEPQENILYFIEKHAPLLEPWQREIVRIVRKIAQYFYPQRQTQVMNEGWATFWHYTLMNDLYDEGLVTDGFMMEFLTSHTSVVFQPGFDSPYYSGINPYTLGFAMYRDIRRMCEEPTDEDRRWFPELAGSDWLSSIKFAMSSFKDESFILQYLSPKVIRDLKLFSILDDDQKDDLLVPAIHDEEGYRTIRETLAAQYNLGNREPNIQIYSIDRRGDRSLTLRHQQHDRKPLGESTEEVLKHLHRLWGFDIHLETLQGDQVMKTHHVPPRSEHSEGDYGRLDLAVIHL; encoded by the coding sequence ATGACCGCCAAAGAGCAGAAGCGCCAACCCATTTCCACCGGCTCCGAATGGACGTTCGAGCTGATCCAGGCGTATGACAAGGAAATCAGTCGCCTGGCGGCCCGTTACGCACTCGACACGTACCCTAACCAGATCGAGGTGATCACCGCCGAGCAGATGATGGACGCCTACGCGTCTGTCGGCATGCCGCTGGGCTACCACCATTGGTCCTATGGCAAACACTTCCTCAGCACCGAGAAATCCTACAGCCGCGGGCAGATGGGCCTTGCCTACGAGATTGTGATCAACTCGGACCCGTGCATCGCCTATTTGATGGAAGAGAACACCATCTGCATGCAAGCGCTGGTCGTGGCGCATGCCTGCTACGGGCATAACAGCTTTTTCAAAGGCAATTACCTGTTCCGTACCTGGACTGACGCCAGCTCGATCATTGATTACCTGGTGTTTGCCAAGCAGTACATCATGCAGTGCGAAGAGCGCCACGGCATCGATGCGGTGGAGGACCTGCTCGATTCCTGCCATGCCCTGATGAACTACGGCGTCGACCGTTACAAACGCCCTTATCCGATTTCCGCCGAAGAAGAACGTCGTCGGCAAAAGGATCGGGAAGAGCATTTGCAGAAACAGATCAATGATCTTTGGCGCACCATTCCAAAGGGCGCGGACAAATACAGCGATAAGGACACCGCACGTTTCCCCGCCGAGCCACAGGAAAACATCCTCTATTTCATCGAAAAACACGCGCCGCTACTGGAGCCATGGCAACGGGAAATCGTGCGGATCGTGCGCAAGATTGCCCAATATTTTTACCCACAGCGCCAGACGCAGGTCATGAACGAGGGCTGGGCGACTTTCTGGCACTACACCCTGATGAACGACCTGTACGACGAAGGCCTGGTCACCGACGGTTTCATGATGGAGTTCCTGACCTCTCACACCAGCGTGGTATTCCAGCCGGGCTTTGATAGCCCTTACTACAGTGGCATCAACCCCTATACGTTGGGCTTTGCCATGTACCGCGATATTCGGCGCATGTGCGAAGAACCTACCGATGAAGATCGTCGCTGGTTCCCGGAACTGGCGGGCAGCGACTGGTTGTCGAGTATCAAGTTCGCCATGAGCAGCTTCAAGGATGAGAGTTTCATCCTGCAGTACCTGTCACCCAAGGTGATTCGCGACCTGAAGTTGTTCAGCATCCTCGATGACGATCAGAAAGACGATTTGCTCGTACCGGCGATCCACGACGAAGAAGGTTATCGCACCATTCGTGAAACCCTGGCCGCCCAATACAACTTGGGCAATCGCGAACCCAACATACAGATCTACAGCATCGACCGGCGCGGTGACCGCTCCCTGACCCTGCGCCACCAGCAACACGACCGCAAACCGCTGGGTGAATCCACCGAGGAAGTGCTCAAGCATTTGCACCGACTCTGGGGCTTCGACATTCATCTGGAGACTCTGCAAGGGGACCAGGTAATGAAAACCCACCATGTGCCGCCCAGAAGCGAGCACAGCGAAGGTGATTACGGCCGGCTGGACCTGGCCGTCATTCATCTTTGA
- a CDS encoding YeaH/YhbH family protein, which translates to MSYVIDRRLNGKNKSTVNRQRFLRRYRDHIKKAVEEAVSRRSITDMEHGEQISIPGRDIDEPVLHHGRGGKQTVVHPGNKEFTSGEHIARPPGGGGGRGPGKAGNSGEGMDEFVFQITQEEFLEFMFEDLELPNLVKRNLTGTDTFKTVRAGISNEGNPSRINIIRTLRSAHARRIALSGSSRAKLREAKEELLRLKQEEPDNFGDIQDLEAEIEKLSARIHRVPFLDTFDLKYNLLIKQPNPSSKAVMFCLMDVSGSMTQATKDIAKRFFILLYLFLKRNYDKIDVVFIRHHTSAREVDEEEFFYSRETGGTIVSSALKLMQEIMAERYPSNEWNIYAAQASDGDNWNDDSPICRDILINQIMPFVQYYTYVEITPREHQALWFEYERIAEAFSDTFAQQQLVSAGDIYPVFRELFQRRLVT; encoded by the coding sequence ATGAGCTATGTGATCGACCGACGTCTCAATGGCAAGAACAAGAGCACGGTGAACCGTCAACGGTTTCTGCGGCGCTACCGTGATCACATCAAAAAGGCCGTCGAAGAGGCGGTCAGCCGCCGCTCCATTACCGATATGGAACACGGCGAGCAGATCAGCATCCCCGGTCGCGACATCGACGAGCCGGTGCTTCACCACGGGCGCGGTGGCAAACAGACCGTGGTGCATCCGGGCAACAAGGAATTCACCAGCGGCGAGCACATTGCCCGTCCGCCGGGAGGTGGCGGCGGCCGAGGGCCTGGAAAGGCCGGCAACTCGGGCGAAGGGATGGACGAATTCGTCTTTCAGATCACCCAGGAGGAATTCCTCGAGTTCATGTTCGAGGACCTGGAGCTGCCGAACCTGGTCAAGCGCAACCTGACCGGCACCGATACCTTCAAGACCGTTCGCGCCGGGATCAGCAACGAGGGCAACCCGTCGCGGATCAACATTATCCGCACGCTGCGGTCGGCACACGCACGGCGCATCGCCCTGTCCGGCAGCAGCCGGGCAAAACTTCGCGAAGCCAAGGAAGAACTCCTGCGATTGAAGCAGGAAGAGCCGGACAACTTCGGCGATATTCAGGATCTCGAAGCAGAAATCGAAAAACTCAGCGCGCGGATTCATCGCGTACCGTTTCTGGACACATTCGATCTCAAGTACAACCTGCTGATCAAGCAACCCAACCCTAGCTCGAAAGCCGTCATGTTTTGCCTGATGGACGTTTCCGGCTCCATGACCCAGGCGACCAAGGACATCGCCAAGCGCTTCTTTATCCTGCTGTACCTGTTCCTCAAGCGTAACTACGACAAAATTGACGTCGTGTTCATTCGCCACCACACCAGTGCCCGCGAAGTGGATGAGGAAGAGTTTTTCTATTCCCGCGAAACCGGCGGGACCATCGTCTCCAGCGCCTTGAAACTGATGCAGGAGATCATGGCCGAGCGCTATCCGAGCAACGAGTGGAACATCTACGCCGCCCAGGCTTCCGACGGCGACAACTGGAACGACGACTCGCCGATCTGCCGCGACATTCTGATCAACCAGATCATGCCGTTCGTGCAGTATTACACTTACGTTGAGATTACCCCGCGCGAACATCAGGCCCTGTGGTTCGAGTACGAGCGCATCGCCGAAGCCTTCTCTGACACTTTTGCCCAGCAACAACTGGTCTCGGCCGGGGATATCTATCCGGTCTTCCGTGAACTCTTCCAGCGCAGGTTAGTGACATGA